A single window of Entomoplasma ellychniae DNA harbors:
- the tsaE gene encoding tRNA (adenosine(37)-N6)-threonylcarbamoyltransferase complex ATPase subunit type 1 TsaE, which translates to MNDYKKKKILVITTSIFCKYYNLFMIKIITSNSVEQTNKIALDLASIINGEIYILLTGDLGAGKTTFTKALIKSLGIIKNVSSPTFTILNQYNICNKLINHMDAYRLDINNDLEMFIEQFDGAINIIEWWTNIKLNLDNKKTIKIEIKKINETSRQFIIEGI; encoded by the coding sequence ATGAATGATTATAAAAAAAAGAAAATACTTGTTATTACAACAAGTATTTTTTGTAAATATTATAATTTATTTATGATTAAAATAATAACTAGTAATTCTGTTGAGCAGACTAATAAAATAGCTTTAGATTTAGCTTCAATTATTAATGGAGAAATTTATATATTATTAACTGGTGATCTTGGGGCTGGCAAGACAACATTTACAAAGGCCCTAATTAAATCTTTGGGGATTATAAAAAATGTCTCTTCACCAACTTTTACAATACTAAATCAATATAATATTTGTAATAAACTAATTAATCATATGGATGCATATCGTTTAGACATAAATAATGATTTGGAAATGTTTATTGAACAATTTGATGGTGCAATAAACATTATTGAGTGGTGAACAAATATTAAATTAAATTTAGATAATAAAAAAACTATTAAAATTGAAATAAAAAAAATAAATGAAACTTCAAGACAATTCATTATAGAAGGTATATAG
- the tsaB gene encoding tRNA (adenosine(37)-N6)-threonylcarbamoyltransferase complex dimerization subunit type 1 TsaB, giving the protein MKLFIDTTNWQLCLILINEQNKIVEEFIQKDTKKVSDITMSNIVKLLKNHNLILKDIKDFYVTKGPGSYTGVRVGLSIVKTLKTLNNEINVFLIDSLALQAVGKKCISLLDARSYKYYCGVYDNNKVINEPYLIEQKDLKELQKQFLEYRIIKDYDGIDFKINVLNALKQFQKVQTTSEISPIYIKSFI; this is encoded by the coding sequence ATGAAATTATTTATAGATACAACAAACTGACAGTTATGTTTAATTCTAATTAATGAACAAAACAAAATTGTTGAAGAATTTATTCAAAAAGATACTAAAAAAGTAAGTGATATTACTATGAGCAATATTGTTAAACTTTTAAAAAATCATAATTTGATTCTAAAAGACATAAAAGATTTTTATGTAACTAAAGGACCGGGTAGTTATACTGGTGTTAGAGTTGGGCTAAGCATTGTTAAAACACTTAAAACTTTAAACAATGAAATTAATGTATTTTTAATTGACTCTTTAGCTTTGCAAGCTGTTGGAAAAAAATGTATAAGTTTATTGGATGCAAGATCATATAAGTACTATTGTGGTGTTTATGACAATAATAAAGTAATAAATGAACCTTACTTAATTGAACAAAAAGATCTAAAAGAATTACAAAAACAATTTTTAGAGTATAGAATAATAAAAGACTATGATGGTATTGACTTTAAAATTAACGTATTGAACGCATTAAAACAGTTTCAAAAAGTCCAAACCACAAGTGAGATAAGCCCAATTTATATAAAAAGTTTTATTTAA
- the rplM gene encoding 50S ribosomal protein L13, giving the protein MKQTTLIAAKDIKKEWYIVDAAGQNVGRLSTEIARILRGKHKVDFTPHINNGDHVIIINAEQVVFTGKKESDKAYYHHSMHPGGLRRRTVAVQRELDARKILERSIKLMLPKNVQGANQFRALHVFVGSEHPYAAQKPQVLEFKKGDNK; this is encoded by the coding sequence ATGAAACAAACAACTTTGATTGCAGCAAAAGATATCAAAAAAGAATGATACATTGTTGATGCTGCAGGACAAAACGTGGGTAGACTATCTACTGAGATAGCTAGAATTTTAAGAGGAAAACATAAAGTTGACTTTACCCCACATATTAATAATGGTGACCACGTTATCATTATTAATGCAGAACAAGTAGTATTTACTGGTAAAAAAGAATCAGATAAAGCTTACTACCACCACTCAATGCACCCAGGTGGATTGAGAAGAAGAACAGTAGCTGTTCAAAGAGAATTAGATGCTAGAAAAATTTTAGAGCGTTCAATTAAACTTATGCTACCTAAAAATGTTCAAGGAGCAAACCAATTTAGAGCATTACACGTATTTGTTGGAAGTGAGCACCCTTATGCAGCTCAAAAACCACAAGTATTAGAATTTAAAAAAGGAGATAATAAATAA
- the rpsI gene encoding 30S ribosomal protein S9 has product MADKVIYRGTGRRKTSVAQVILTPGKGEIIVNGLPALKFFPYATLVQELEQPLVATATEKDFDITVTVKGGGFTGQAGATRLGIARALLEASEDYRKVLRSVGLLTRDARIKERKKYGLRGARRAPQFSKR; this is encoded by the coding sequence ATGGCAGATAAAGTTATTTATAGAGGAACTGGCAGAAGAAAAACTTCAGTTGCTCAAGTTATTTTAACTCCTGGTAAAGGTGAAATTATTGTTAATGGATTACCTGCACTTAAATTCTTTCCATATGCAACTTTGGTTCAAGAACTTGAACAACCATTAGTAGCAACAGCAACAGAAAAAGATTTTGATATCACTGTTACTGTTAAAGGTGGAGGATTTACTGGACAAGCTGGAGCAACTCGTTTAGGAATTGCAAGAGCTTTGCTAGAAGCTAGTGAAGACTATAGAAAAGTTTTAAGATCAGTTGGGTTACTAACTCGTGATGCACGAATTAAAGAACGTAAAAAATACGGACTTCGTGGAGCACGTAGAGCACCTCAATTCTCAAAACGTTAA
- the leuS gene encoding leucine--tRNA ligase — protein MEFSHKAIEKKWAKYWEENKTFKTRNTSNKKSYILDMFPYPSGAGIHVGHIKGYTSTDVISRMKLMQGYDVLHPMGWDAFGLPAEQYALKTGNDPIDFTLANIANFKNQLKMIGFTYDYDKEISTSNPNFYKVTQWIFVQMYKKGLAEYKNVEVNWCQELGTVLANDEIVEKDGVMLSERGDYPVVKKNMKQWVLKITKYAESLLQGLEEVEWNSSIKDLQRNWIGKSTGVEVIFKSNNININVFTTRVDTIYGVSYIVMAPEHQDVLKLTTKDKLEEVNAYIKTTKNKSEIDRKDESKPKTGVFTGSYAINPITNESVPIWISDYVLNNYGTGAVMSVPAHDNRDWEFATKFNLPIKFVLKTDDQSKAFIGESIHINSELINGLNRIEAIEKMTKYVEEHKIGFVKTNYKLRDWLFSRQRFYGEPFPILHGEDGSIVLVEDLPVVLPRIKDFKPSGDGQSPLAKVDEWVNVEINGVKYKRETNTMPNSAGPSWYFLAYILAIAENEFIDIDSQQAKQLFEKWLPIDVYVGGQEHAVGHLLYARFWMHVLYDLKIVNTKEPFKKLYNQGMILGPDNRKMSKRWGNVINPDDVVQTHGADSLRLYEMFMGPFEASLPWSEEGLDSALKWVHRAFRMVNNATLTNNNDQSLDFIYNDVVKKVTDMIESLKFNTAISQLMVFVNAIYKQEGKPIYKLYIEGFVQMLSTFAPFIGEELWERLGFKETILKSTWPTVDESKLVLSNTIVAIQVNGKLRATIEVAKNTSKEELLILAKSNDNVKSFISNKQIIKEIVVVDKIVNIVVK, from the coding sequence ATGGAGTTTTCACACAAAGCAATAGAAAAAAAATGAGCTAAATATTGAGAAGAAAACAAAACATTTAAAACTCGTAATACTTCTAATAAAAAATCATATATATTAGACATGTTTCCATATCCGTCAGGGGCTGGTATTCATGTTGGGCATATTAAAGGGTATACATCAACTGATGTAATATCTAGAATGAAATTAATGCAGGGATATGATGTATTACACCCAATGGGTTGAGATGCATTTGGCTTACCAGCAGAACAATATGCTTTAAAAACGGGTAATGATCCAATTGATTTTACTTTAGCAAATATTGCTAATTTCAAAAATCAATTAAAGATGATTGGATTTACTTATGATTATGATAAAGAAATATCTACATCAAATCCGAATTTTTACAAAGTGACTCAATGAATATTTGTTCAGATGTATAAAAAAGGTTTAGCAGAATACAAAAATGTTGAAGTTAATTGATGCCAAGAGTTAGGGACTGTTCTAGCAAATGATGAAATAGTTGAAAAAGATGGAGTAATGTTAAGTGAACGTGGAGATTATCCTGTTGTTAAAAAAAACATGAAACAATGAGTTTTAAAAATTACTAAGTATGCAGAAAGTTTATTACAAGGCTTAGAAGAAGTCGAATGAAATTCTTCAATTAAAGATTTGCAAAGAAACTGAATTGGTAAGTCAACTGGTGTTGAGGTTATATTTAAAAGCAACAATATAAATATTAATGTTTTTACAACTCGTGTTGATACAATTTATGGCGTTAGTTATATTGTGATGGCCCCAGAACATCAAGATGTATTGAAGTTGACTACTAAAGACAAGTTAGAAGAAGTTAATGCATATATCAAAACTACTAAAAATAAATCAGAAATAGATCGAAAAGATGAATCAAAACCTAAAACTGGAGTTTTTACAGGTAGTTATGCAATTAATCCAATAACTAATGAAAGTGTGCCAATTTGAATTAGTGACTATGTTTTAAACAATTATGGAACTGGTGCGGTTATGTCAGTGCCTGCTCATGACAATCGTGATTGAGAATTTGCAACTAAATTTAATTTACCAATTAAATTTGTTTTAAAAACAGATGATCAATCAAAAGCTTTTATAGGAGAATCTATTCATATTAATTCAGAATTAATTAACGGTTTAAACAGAATTGAAGCAATTGAAAAAATGACTAAGTATGTGGAAGAACACAAAATTGGTTTTGTCAAAACTAATTACAAACTAAGAGATTGATTATTTTCAAGACAAAGGTTTTATGGAGAACCATTTCCAATCTTGCATGGAGAAGATGGAAGCATTGTACTAGTAGAAGATTTGCCAGTTGTACTACCACGTATTAAAGACTTTAAACCAAGTGGTGATGGACAATCACCTTTAGCCAAAGTTGACGAATGAGTAAATGTTGAAATTAATGGTGTTAAATATAAAAGAGAAACTAATACAATGCCAAATTCAGCTGGACCATCATGATACTTCTTAGCTTATATTTTAGCTATTGCTGAAAACGAATTTATTGATATTGATTCACAACAAGCAAAGCAACTATTTGAAAAGTGGTTACCAATTGATGTTTATGTTGGTGGACAAGAACATGCTGTTGGACATTTGTTGTATGCAAGATTTTGAATGCATGTATTGTATGATTTAAAAATTGTTAATACAAAAGAACCATTTAAAAAACTTTATAATCAAGGAATGATTCTTGGACCTGATAATCGTAAAATGAGCAAAAGGTGAGGAAATGTAATTAATCCTGATGATGTTGTTCAAACACATGGAGCTGATAGTTTAAGATTATATGAAATGTTTATGGGTCCTTTTGAAGCTTCTTTGCCTTGAAGTGAAGAAGGATTAGATTCAGCTTTAAAATGAGTGCATAGGGCCTTTAGAATGGTTAATAATGCTACTTTAACTAATAACAATGATCAAAGTTTAGATTTTATTTATAATGATGTTGTTAAAAAAGTTACTGATATGATTGAAAGCTTAAAGTTTAATACAGCCATTTCACAACTTATGGTGTTTGTTAATGCAATTTACAAACAAGAAGGTAAACCAATTTATAAACTTTATATTGAAGGTTTTGTACAAATGCTTTCAACATTTGCACCATTCATTGGCGAAGAATTATGAGAAAGATTAGGCTTCAAAGAAACTATTTTAAAATCAACATGACCAACAGTTGATGAAAGTAAATTAGTATTATCCAATACAATTGTAGCTATTCAAGTTAATGGTAAATTAAGAGCAACAATCGAAGTTGCAAAAAATACATCCAAAGAAGAATTACTAATATTAGCCAAATCAAATGATAATGTTAAGTCGTTTATTAGTAATAAACAAATAATAAAAGAAATTGTTGTAGTTGATAAAATTGTTAATATTGTAGTTAAATAA
- a CDS encoding DHH family phosphoesterase has product MELISKIVKAIEEHKKIILLRHIQPDGDAYGSQLGLKELIKTNYPTKEVYAFGEEVNYLKFIGNFDQMENEEVFNGALVIVTDCGNVERIDNQNYNKGKTLIKIDHHPDATPYGDISWVDTTFTSASEMIGLLAIQAKWIISPQAGKVIYHGICTDSGRFAFGGITSRTFQVCSGLLNSGFDIHVLYKSMYKKNFQHLKLQAEVMQTANVTLHGVGYNFLTKELMEKYEVNYDDNGKFSNLLKDIEDVHIWLSFSARIDGKWRVEFRSTGVPINELAIKWGGGGHLQASGAIVETIEDCLAIVEEANQLLAV; this is encoded by the coding sequence ATGGAATTGATAAGCAAAATTGTAAAAGCAATAGAAGAACACAAAAAAATAATACTTTTACGCCATATTCAACCAGATGGAGATGCTTATGGTTCTCAGTTAGGGTTAAAAGAATTAATTAAAACTAATTATCCTACAAAAGAAGTTTATGCTTTTGGTGAAGAAGTTAATTATTTAAAATTTATTGGGAATTTTGATCAAATGGAAAATGAAGAAGTATTTAATGGTGCTTTAGTTATTGTAACTGATTGTGGTAATGTTGAAAGAATTGACAATCAAAATTATAATAAAGGAAAAACCTTAATTAAAATTGATCATCATCCCGATGCAACTCCATATGGTGATATTTCATGAGTGGATACTACATTTACAAGTGCTAGTGAAATGATTGGTTTATTAGCTATTCAAGCAAAATGAATAATATCACCACAAGCTGGTAAAGTAATTTATCATGGGATATGTACTGATAGTGGAAGGTTTGCTTTTGGTGGGATTACATCAAGAACTTTTCAAGTTTGTTCAGGTTTATTAAATAGTGGTTTTGATATTCATGTGTTATATAAATCAATGTATAAAAAAAATTTTCAACACCTAAAACTTCAAGCAGAAGTTATGCAAACAGCTAATGTTACACTACATGGTGTTGGGTACAATTTTTTAACCAAAGAATTAATGGAAAAATATGAAGTAAATTATGATGATAACGGAAAATTTTCAAATCTTTTAAAAGATATTGAAGATGTTCACATTTGATTAAGTTTTTCAGCAAGAATTGATGGTAAATGAAGAGTTGAATTTAGATCAACAGGAGTACCAATAAATGAATTAGCTATTAAATGAGGTGGTGGTGGCCACTTGCAGGCAAGCGGTGCTATTGTTGAAACAATAGAAGATTGTTTAGCTATTGTTGAAGAAGCTAATCAGTTATTGGCTGTTTAA
- the tsaD gene encoding tRNA (adenosine(37)-N6)-threonylcarbamoyltransferase complex transferase subunit TsaD, which produces MKILAIESSCDEFSISIIDNGKVLTNIISSQIKQHEAFGGVVPELAARLHLESIDYTLLAALKESKLDINEIDYIAYTERPGLIGSLIIGKLVGESIAEYINKPLVALDHIEGHIFGANINNEFEYPVLAMVVSGGHTQIEMVYSPNDFEVIGATVDDAIGECYDKVARVLGFKYPGGPLIDKHALVGNKNAFNFTQPKNDGSYDFSYSGLKTNVINTIHNLKQNYKEIPINDICASFQFAATNIIEKKLQKAIEEFKPKTLTIAGGVSANSELREVIKLLGKKNNIKNTIIPEFQYCTDNAAMIAKLAYEKLK; this is translated from the coding sequence ATGAAAATATTAGCAATTGAATCATCATGTGATGAGTTTTCTATTTCAATCATTGATAATGGAAAAGTATTAACTAATATAATTTCGTCTCAAATAAAGCAACATGAAGCTTTTGGTGGAGTTGTTCCAGAATTAGCAGCAAGATTGCATTTAGAAAGTATTGATTATACTTTACTGGCTGCTTTAAAAGAATCAAAATTAGATATTAATGAAATTGATTATATTGCTTATACTGAAAGACCAGGATTAATTGGATCTTTAATTATTGGTAAGTTAGTTGGTGAAAGTATTGCTGAATACATAAACAAACCTTTAGTTGCTTTAGACCATATAGAAGGCCATATATTTGGTGCTAACATTAATAATGAATTTGAGTATCCAGTTTTAGCAATGGTTGTAAGTGGGGGCCACACACAAATAGAAATGGTCTATTCGCCTAATGATTTTGAAGTGATTGGGGCAACTGTTGATGATGCTATTGGGGAGTGTTATGATAAAGTTGCTAGAGTTCTTGGTTTTAAATACCCAGGAGGGCCATTAATTGATAAACATGCATTGGTTGGAAATAAAAATGCTTTTAATTTTACTCAACCAAAAAATGATGGTAGTTATGATTTTTCTTATTCAGGTTTAAAAACTAATGTTATAAATACGATTCATAATTTAAAACAGAACTATAAAGAAATTCCAATAAATGATATTTGTGCTAGTTTTCAGTTCGCAGCAACAAACATTATTGAAAAAAAACTGCAAAAAGCAATTGAAGAATTTAAGCCAAAAACTTTGACAATTGCTGGTGGTGTTAGTGCTAATAGTGAACTTAGAGAAGTTATAAAATTGTTAGGTAAGAAAAATAACATAAAAAATACTATTATTCCTGAATTTCAATATTGCACTGATAATGCTGCTATGATTGCAAAATTAGCATATGAAAAATTGAAATAA
- a CDS encoding MurR/RpiR family transcriptional regulator, which yields MRSFLAKLSTVGDGNLTSREEVLVDFIKTNSKDIVEFNIKIDELAKRAKTGFSAIYGLLKKIDIDGYRDFMICLANDVEHSELNFAQNDQCVSNAYINIIKQNHTVIKKNNLVATIELINKAPRIFVCYWEGVLKGPAMDLSNFFFEQGLNVYLLDSDWDSINERVNSSTKDDLFIFITKYGTSTHLARVIETIGGKKGNSIFISGKVPSKSIKDNALVKHTLIVDSVEFQNKKIYISKTLPFHYFNDLLIYHYLNTKK from the coding sequence ATGAGATCATTTCTAGCAAAACTATCAACAGTTGGTGATGGGAACTTAACTTCAAGAGAAGAGGTTTTAGTAGATTTTATAAAAACTAATTCTAAAGATATTGTTGAATTTAATATTAAAATTGATGAATTAGCTAAAAGAGCAAAAACGGGTTTTAGTGCAATTTATGGTTTATTGAAAAAAATTGATATTGATGGATATAGAGATTTTATGATTTGTTTAGCAAATGATGTTGAGCATTCTGAATTAAACTTTGCTCAAAATGACCAGTGTGTCTCAAATGCTTATATAAATATTATTAAACAAAATCACACTGTTATCAAGAAAAATAATTTAGTTGCAACAATTGAATTGATTAACAAAGCGCCAAGAATTTTTGTTTGCTATTGAGAAGGTGTTCTTAAAGGGCCAGCAATGGACTTATCTAATTTCTTTTTTGAACAAGGATTAAATGTTTATTTGCTTGACTCAGATTGAGATTCAATCAATGAGCGTGTTAATTCTTCAACAAAAGACGATTTATTTATCTTTATAACTAAATATGGAACATCAACGCATCTAGCTAGAGTAATTGAAACAATTGGAGGCAAAAAAGGCAATTCAATTTTTATTTCTGGAAAAGTTCCTTCAAAATCAATTAAAGATAATGCATTAGTGAAACATACTTTAATTGTTGATAGTGTTGAATTTCAAAACAAAAAAATTTATATTTCAAAGACTTTGCCTTTTCATTATTTTAATGATCTTTTGATATATCATTATCTAAATACTAAAAAATAA
- a CDS encoding alpha/beta hydrolase, protein MGKIYKKINLKMGNIVFKTVNKNLISFYNGIENLTRLKHRNSIYFPEIKKMNSILDSFHKTPKLKITVSDNLIPFKFETEDGVTLSGIKYITNHNSKKWIVSLHWFAGHKYWGLYNARVFIELGYNVVSFDFRNHGESEKVKHVTMGLNESKDFLAIMKWLQENHQPETIGLLGVSMGSFVINYGINTYNEEFKKYNVKFAICDSGYGSISTLLLQIRNFWLKKFIRKKRIQKFIQGVIKAQSEDTGVDWNNIDVFKFYDNKKIDNMFPMFIMHSRDDIVTPFDDSLKLFIKRSIHSRDDEILIYDSSRHALSLRYHFKQTVYRWLKFENKIMKDDEATRKALEYFDLDKIKDNDDFDEKVELNTFYLNSSDNKDVNEIK, encoded by the coding sequence ATGGGAAAAATTTATAAGAAAATAAATTTAAAAATGGGTAATATAGTTTTTAAAACTGTTAATAAAAATCTAATATCATTTTATAATGGTATAGAAAATTTAACGCGTTTAAAACATAGAAACTCAATATATTTTCCTGAAATAAAAAAAATGAATTCAATTTTGGACTCATTTCATAAGACTCCAAAATTAAAAATTACAGTTTCAGATAATTTAATACCTTTTAAATTTGAAACTGAAGATGGTGTAACATTGTCTGGAATTAAGTATATAACAAATCATAATTCAAAAAAATGAATAGTTAGTTTACATTGATTTGCTGGTCATAAATATTGAGGGTTATATAATGCTAGAGTTTTTATTGAATTAGGTTACAATGTTGTTTCATTTGATTTTAGAAATCATGGTGAATCTGAAAAAGTAAAACATGTTACTATGGGCTTGAATGAATCAAAAGATTTTTTAGCTATAATGAAATGATTACAAGAAAATCATCAACCAGAAACAATTGGTTTGCTTGGTGTAAGTATGGGGTCTTTTGTGATAAATTATGGAATTAATACATATAATGAAGAGTTCAAAAAATATAATGTTAAGTTTGCTATTTGTGATTCTGGATATGGTTCAATTTCTACTTTGTTATTACAAATAAGGAATTTTTGACTAAAAAAATTTATAAGAAAAAAAAGAATTCAAAAGTTTATTCAAGGTGTTATTAAAGCTCAATCTGAAGACACTGGTGTTGATTGAAATAATATAGATGTATTCAAGTTTTATGATAATAAAAAAATTGATAACATGTTTCCAATGTTTATCATGCACTCAAGAGATGACATTGTAACTCCTTTTGACGATAGTTTAAAACTGTTTATTAAAAGATCTATTCACTCAAGAGATGACGAAATATTAATTTATGATTCTTCAAGACATGCATTAAGTTTAAGATATCACTTTAAGCAAACTGTATATAGATGATTAAAATTTGAAAATAAAATAATGAAAGATGATGAGGCGACCAGAAAAGCTCTTGAATATTTTGACTTGGATAAAATTAAAGATAATGATGATTTTGATGAAAAAGTAGAGCTTAATACTTTTTATCTTAATTCATCAGATAATAAGGATGTAAATGAAATTAAATAA
- a CDS encoding HAD family hydrolase: MKLNNIKLIATDLDGTILNHGKISNKLDVEMLKLAAEQGIHVVVSTGQGWSSAKPRAEMFNVDKYSNLSVFFNGAVISEIKEYNPIYCQSIDSKLVEEFMKMMSILDVACLAYTKIPAHAYWNGIDIKVESMVKRNWVDKYNTEKVDVLTFKNYIDVVQLMIFVEEEQERLLLEWINKNNLTNKLNHMRSNVESTPIYEFIHIESNKGYGVLKLAEILNIDKEDILIFGDNLNDISMFEMIPNSVAMGNAVELIKQKAKYITDTNMNGGVGQFIKAHIIKE, translated from the coding sequence ATGAAATTAAATAATATAAAACTTATAGCTACTGATTTGGATGGAACTATTTTAAATCACGGAAAAATTTCAAATAAATTAGATGTAGAAATGTTAAAACTAGCAGCAGAGCAAGGTATTCATGTTGTTGTATCGACTGGTCAGGGGTGATCATCAGCTAAACCAAGAGCTGAAATGTTTAATGTTGATAAATATTCTAATTTATCAGTTTTTTTTAATGGTGCAGTTATTTCTGAAATAAAAGAATACAATCCGATTTATTGTCAAAGCATTGATAGTAAGTTAGTTGAAGAGTTTATGAAAATGATGAGTATACTTGATGTAGCTTGTTTAGCTTATACTAAAATCCCTGCACATGCTTATTGAAATGGGATTGATATTAAAGTCGAATCAATGGTTAAAAGAAATTGAGTTGATAAGTATAATACAGAAAAAGTCGATGTATTAACATTTAAAAACTATATTGATGTTGTTCAATTAATGATATTTGTAGAAGAAGAACAGGAAAGATTATTGTTAGAGTGGATTAATAAAAATAATTTAACAAATAAATTAAATCATATGCGCTCTAATGTAGAGTCAACACCAATCTATGAATTTATTCATATAGAGTCAAATAAAGGTTATGGTGTTTTAAAACTAGCTGAAATACTAAACATTGATAAAGAAGACATTTTAATATTTGGTGATAATCTTAATGATATATCAATGTTTGAAATGATACCAAATTCAGTAGCTATGGGAAATGCAGTCGAACTTATTAAACAAAAAGCCAAATATATAACTGACACTAACATGAATGGTGGTGTTGGTCAATTTATTAAAGCACACATTATAAAGGAATAA
- the asnS gene encoding asparagine--tRNA ligase → MELKYIYDNYKKLTDQKISIIARIRSNRQGKTVSFMVLNDGTYMDDLQVVYKPEILGYEDAKQARISSIVEITGILTLTPSRPQPFEIQASEIQLLDQAIEEYPLQKKEHSSEFLREISHLRARTRTFQAIFKVRSTAAYAIHKFFQEEKNFTYVTTPIITSNDAEGAGEEFIVTTTESKLNKDYVDDFFAKKANLTVSGQLNGEAFAQAFKNIYTFGPTFRAENSNTSKHAAEFWMIEPEVAFADINHNINLMKDMLVYVVKYLLDHNVKELTFLESQLESGLIKKITKMVNADFKVNTYEEVLKLLQQAIDNGHKFEENKIFFGLDLGTEHERYICEIVNKCPTFVTNYPKEIKSFYMKVNNDNKTVAAVDLLVPGIGELIGGSERESNYETLILRCKESGINPEDLEWYNNLRQYGFYKSAGFGLGFERLIMYVTGAANIRDVIPFPRTPKTLLY, encoded by the coding sequence ATGGAACTAAAATATATATATGATAATTATAAAAAACTAACTGATCAAAAAATTTCAATTATAGCAAGAATAAGATCAAACAGACAAGGTAAAACTGTTAGTTTTATGGTTTTAAATGATGGGACTTATATGGATGATTTGCAAGTTGTTTATAAACCAGAAATATTAGGGTATGAAGATGCTAAACAAGCTAGAATATCATCAATTGTAGAAATAACTGGAATATTAACTCTAACACCATCAAGACCGCAACCTTTTGAAATTCAAGCAAGTGAAATTCAATTACTTGACCAAGCAATTGAAGAATATCCTTTGCAAAAAAAAGAACACTCTTCTGAATTTTTAAGAGAAATTAGTCATTTAAGAGCAAGAACTAGAACTTTTCAAGCTATTTTCAAAGTTAGATCAACTGCTGCTTATGCAATTCACAAATTTTTTCAAGAAGAAAAAAACTTTACATATGTAACAACACCAATCATAACTTCTAATGATGCTGAAGGCGCTGGAGAAGAATTTATTGTAACTACAACTGAAAGTAAATTAAACAAAGATTATGTTGATGACTTTTTTGCTAAAAAAGCCAATTTAACAGTTTCGGGTCAATTAAATGGCGAAGCGTTTGCTCAAGCATTTAAAAATATATATACTTTTGGACCAACATTTAGAGCTGAAAATTCAAATACTTCAAAACATGCTGCTGAATTTTGAATGATAGAACCTGAAGTAGCATTTGCTGACATTAATCACAATATTAATTTAATGAAAGATATGCTAGTTTATGTAGTTAAATATCTTTTAGATCACAATGTTAAAGAATTAACATTTTTAGAATCTCAATTAGAATCTGGATTAATTAAAAAAATAACTAAAATGGTTAATGCTGATTTCAAAGTCAATACTTATGAAGAAGTTTTAAAACTTTTACAACAAGCAATTGATAATGGGCACAAATTTGAAGAAAATAAAATTTTCTTTGGTTTAGACCTAGGTACAGAACATGAAAGATATATTTGTGAAATTGTTAATAAATGTCCAACATTTGTCACTAATTACCCAAAAGAAATTAAATCATTTTACATGAAAGTTAATAACGACAATAAAACAGTAGCTGCTGTTGACTTATTGGTCCCAGGCATTGGAGAATTAATTGGAGGTAGTGAAAGAGAATCAAATTATGAAACTCTAATTTTAAGGTGCAAAGAAAGTGGAATTAACCCTGAAGACTTAGAATGGTATAATAATTTAAGACAATATGGTTTTTATAAATCAGCTGGATTTGGATTAGGATTCGAAAGACTTATAATGTATGTTACTGGAGCTGCTAACATCAGAGATGTTATCCCTTTTCCTAGAACTCCAAAAACGCTATTGTACTAA